In Clostridium ljungdahlii DSM 13528, the genomic window GCTATTTTAGACAGTATAGACTTTATAGCTCTCTCTTGGCCAATTATTTCATCAAAAGTTTCTGGTCTTAGAAGTTTTTGAATGTTTTTGCTAAGCCCCTTAGAATCCAGTACCTCAAGTTGAGCATACTTTTTCAAGGTTTTTGCGTTTTCAGGTCCTTTTCGCTTTTTTATAATACTGAGTCTAACCTCATCCATATATTTGTCCTGATGTTCTGTAAGGTTTTTCTCTACTTCCTTTTCAATCTTAGTTCTTACATATCTTTCTGCTAATGTTTCTGCTATCCAATTGTTGGTGCTTTCTAGTGCATCATATACATTTGATTCATCTGGTATCTCAGTTAATCCTTTTCCATCACTAACTATTTTATTTAGAGCATATATTCTTTCAAATAAATTCTCACTATTCATATAGCCTTTTAAATTATACCTTACTACTCTGGCATTCACAGTACCTTTATCCATTATCTTTTTCAAAAGATCATATAAAACTTTTACTTGAGTATTTATTGGAATAGAATCATTTAATTCCCTATTTAATCCATCAACAAATTGTAATTTCACAAATTTTCCTCCTTATTTCTCTGCAATAACTACTTTTATTTTAGTGGATATCTCAGGATACAATTTAACTTCTACATCATAGGTACCAAGTTGTCTTATGTTGTTAACTGCTATTTTCTTTTTATCCACATTTATATGAAATTTTTTGTTTAATTCATCTGAAATGTCTTTTCCTGTTATTGATCCAAACAACCTTCCATTTTCCCCTGATTTTACAGTTAGTTTTATCTCTTTGCCCTTTAAGCTAGCAGCAAGTTTTTGTGCTGCTTCTATTTCAGCAAGTTTTTCTTTTCTCTCTGCTTCCTTTTTGTTATTCAATATATGAAGATTTGACTGATTTGCTTCTTCTGCAACTCCCCTTGGTATTAAATAATTTCTAGCATATCCATCTGAAGCATTTATTACTTGCCCTTTTTTCCCTAAAGTTTTTACGTCCTTTAATAATATAACTTTCATCTATTCTTCACTCTCCTCAGTATATTCATTTATAGCCTCATCTAATTTTTCTATAGCCTCATCTATGGTTACAGATTCTAATTTAGCTCCTGCCATAGTCATATGTCCTCCCCCTCCTAGGCCTTCAAGTATAATTTGAACATTTATATCCCCTAAGGATCTAGCACTAATAAATACTTCATCTTTTATTTTAACAAAAACAAAGGATGCTTGAATACCTGTAATATTTAGTAGCTCATCTGCTGCTTGGGCAACTAATAATAAATTTGCCATTTCTGGGGGACATACTGCTATAGCAATACCATTATTTATCTTTGCTGATTTTATAATTTCAGCTCTCTTTAAATAAGTTTCAAAATCATAGGAAAAAAGCTTTTTTATATCTATGGTGTCTGCTCCCAATCTTCTTAAAAATGAAGCGGCTTCAAAAGTTCTTACACCAGTTTTAAAATAAAAATTCTTTGTATCCACACATATGCCTGCTAGAAGTGCTTCTGCCTCTATTGGCTTTATATTTGGTTTTTCTACCATATAAGGCAGCATTTCAGTAACCAATTCAGAGGTAGATGAAGCATAAGGTTCAATGTAACTTAAAAGAGAATTTTTAATGAGATCTGTAGTTCTTCTATGATGATCTATTATAACTATTCTATCAAACTTCTTAACTAATTGCATATTTTGTACATGTCCTTCACTATGTACATCTACAATTATAAGAAGGCTATTTTCATCTATCTTATCTTCACAATTTTTGCTGTGTATAAAAACATTATCGTATTCCTTCTCTTCTTTTATCTTATCTAATATAACTTTTATGCTTTCATTACTATCATCTAATATGATAAAGCATTCTTTATTCATTAAACTAACTACACTGCGAATTCCAACAGCAGATCCTAAACAATCTATATCTGGTTTCATGTGTCCAATTATAAATACATTTCTACTATCCTTTATTATATCTACAAGAGCCTGAGCTATTACCCTAGCCCTTACTTTTGTTCTTTTTTCAATTTCCTTAGTCTTTCCTCCATAAAACAAAAGTTTATCTCCATTTTTTACAACTGCCTGGTCTCCTCCACGTCCTAGTGCCAATTCCTTAGCCGATACTGCATATTTTTCATTCTCCAAGGGAGTATCACCACCCCTGCCAATTCCAATACTTAAAGTTACTGCAAGTTTATTTCCCATATTTATTTCTCTAATAGTATCAAGTATTTCAAATTTCTTTTCCATTTCTTTTTCTATGTACTTATTTTGTATGCAAAATACATATTTATTTGATTCATACTTTCTTATCATAGCATTTAAATTCTGAGCATAACTATTTATAGTTCTTTCTATTTCAGCTATTATAAGTGGTCTATCATCTTCTTCCATAGGCTTTACTACATCATCAAAATTGTCCACTTCCATTAACATTACTGCATCTTTGTTTGCATTTACTGAATTCATAATTTTAAAGGGTTTTGTTACATCATAGAAATATAAGAGCATAATTTTATCTTTAGAGTTTTCTGAAGTATCAACTATATTAGTATATATATCATAATATTTGTCCTTAATCTTTATATATCTAAATATAGTTTCCTTTCCATTTGCCACCTGCTTAACATTAAAATCTCTTACCACATTCTTAATATTTTGACCTAGTATATCCTTTCCTTCTAGTATGGAGGAAAAGTTTTGATTATACCAGAGTACATCACCGGTGATTTTTATTATAACAAGTGGGAAAGGAAGCTTTACAAGTGTATTTCTGGTAGCTATATCAAGTTGAGATGAAAAATCTTCTATAAACTTTTTCCACTTACTCTTTTTATATTCGGTATTTTTTACATTGTAAATTACAAGAAATGCATATAGACAGATAGCTATAATTCCTACTATCATATGCCCATATGCCATCAATATTAAAATAAGAAGAGCAATTATCACCATGTACACTTTATTACCCTTTATAAAGTAATTGTACTTATTATCCATTAAATGAGCCCCCAGTTACTATTTTTTCAATTTTCTATAAGGGTCTAGTTTTCTAAAGTCAAATACCATGTCTATAAATCCAGCCAAGCCATACACTAGGGACAGCTTAGTCATAACTGTAAATACTATAATCAAAACAATAATTTTTTTAGATACCTTATACCTATTCATAAGATAGTATGTAATCAATGATACTCCATCTAGTAAAAATACAAGTTCAAGTATAAGTCCTGAAGAATTAATTAAATACTGTCCAATTGCCATGTTGTTTCTGTTAAATAATATTCCTAAAACAAGTATAACACCAACTAATGTTCCTATTCTTGTATTCATATACCATTGATTAAAAGGTTTTGCTTCATTAACTTCATATTTTAACTTTTTAAGCACAACCCTTGTTATTGTGTAATTTAGATATGCCAAAATAACTGAACTAGCTATAATTACTCCTGGAATAAGTCTCATAATATATTCTGGTGTAAACATCTTAATTAAATCTTCTATAGGTGCCAGTTGACTGCTGGATACGCCTGCCTGCTGATAAATACTTTTACTTATTTCCATGGACTGGTTGAAATTTTTCACTATTTTACTTACAAAACCATATATTCCATCATTACTCATTAAAGTTATGTATATAGTGGTATAGATTGTTGTTCCTAAAGCCATTGCTATGGAAAGAAAGATAATTGTAGTTCCAAAATTTTTTTTATTTTTCACACAATATCCTAGTACAACTCCCGTAAATCCAACCATTATCATTGAAGATATTGCATATATAGGATTGTAAAACATTGCTATAAATATACCACTAGCTATTACAGAAATCAAAGTAACCTTATAATTATGCCTAATATACAAAATCGTTATAGGTATTGGTACTATAAAATTAGCAACTAAGGAAGCTATAGGTACATATATGTTTACAAGCATTATTATTACTGTAAGTGCTATGGTAAGCCCTGCTTCTGCTAAGGCTCTTGTGTTATATGTCTTATTCTGCATTTTTACCTCCATTATTCCCTTTCTTTGAGATAACTATATAGTTTACTTAAATCTTTGCCATCCTTTTCTATTTTGTCTTCTTCAATTATACCAATTTTCAATTTCTTTTTCATAGTTTGATCTACTGATTTATGTGAATAACCAAGCCTCTCTGCAAGTAAATATAATACTATTATTCCCCCGGAAATACAGTCTAGTATGGATTCTTGTGCTACATTACTGCCTCTTGTAAGCAATTTAAAAAAATCTGCTACTATACATAAAAGATTAGCCTTTAAATCTTCTATTATCTTAACATTATACATTATGTTGAAATTTTCTTTTTTCATACAATCATCCTCCTAGCCTTTAATTATATTTTAGTTGCTTTCATAGCTTTATGCAATAAATTAACATTGATTATGCTGCCAAATCATACATAAATTAAATCTATAGTAAAAAAACTAAATATAATTTAAAAAAAGTGAAGAATAAAAATTCTTCACTTTATAAACTACTCTGTTGTAAATGGCAGTAAAGCTATGTTTCTAGCTCTCTTTATAGCTACTGTAAGTTCTCTTTGATGTTTTGCACAGTTTCCAGAAATTCTCCTTGGAAGGATTTTTCCTCTTTCTGTAACATATTTTCTTAATTTATTTATATCTTTATAATCTATAAATTCAGATTTGTCCATACAAAAAGCACAAACTTTTCTCTTAGCTCTTCTCATTTTGCCGGAATTTCTTCTTCCGCCTTCTCTATTATTTGCCATAATGCTTTCCCCTCCTTACTTTTAAAAAGGTATATCTCCATCATCTACTGGAGTAATATCCTCTCCATAAATATTCTCATCAAAGTTTTGAGTTTTTCCAAAATTTTCAGATGAAGTTTGATTATATGAGTTCTTTGCAGATTTCTCTCCCCATTCTAGGAATTGAACTTCTTCTGCAATAACCTCAGTAACATATCTTCTAGTACCGTCTTTAGCTTCATAATTTCTAGTCTGGATTCTACCACTAATACCTATAAGTTTTCCTTTACTCATATAATTTGCAGTAGATTCAGCTTGTTTTCCCCATACAACTATAGGGATAAAATCTGCCTCTTTTTGCCCATCTTTAGAAAATCTCCTATCAACGGCTATAGTAAAAGTGGTAACTGCTGTACCATTTCCTGGTGTAAATCTCAATTCTGGATCTTTGGTTAATCTTCCAATTAAAACAACCTTATTCAATCAAAACACCACCTATTTTTCATCCTTTACTATTATATGTCTTATAACTGTATCTGTAATCCTGAATACTCTGTCTAACTCTTTTGGTAATTTAGGATCAGCATTAAAATTTATTAAGGTATAATATCCTTCGTTAACTTTGTTTATTTCATAGGCAAGTTTTCTCTTACCCCAAACATCAACGTTTTCTATTACTCCTCCACCATTTTCTATTACACCCTTAAACTTTTCTATGTTAGCTTTGCAAGCTTCTTCATCTAATGATGGTTGTAATATAAATATAGTTTCATACTTACTCATTGATTCCACCTCCTCCCTTTGGGCTAATGGCTGTGATTTCACAGCAGGGACTACAGTTATTCATTTTACTACTTTTTTAACATTAAATCAATTAATTTTTTTAATTATTGTGTCTCTTTTTCATCAGGTGAATTTTGCTTAATTATTTTTTTTACACTTTTCTCAAATTTATTTCTTGGAAGCATAACTATTCTTCCACATCCACAGCACTTAATCTTTATATCTGCCCCAAGTCTTATTACTTCCCACTCATTACTACCGCAAGGATGTCCTTTCTTCATTTCAACTACATCACCAATGTAATAAACTTTTTTCATGTACTATTCCCCCTTTAAATTTTTTATTACTAAATAAGGAGTTTTTATGTTTTCCTTTTTTAAAGTTTCTCCTATTTCTCTTCTAAGTTTCATCTCCATATCCCACTGTGTCATAGCCTTAGCCTTACCAGCTACTCTAATGGTTACTCTGTTATCTTTTATATTTGTTATTCCCTGAACAGTAGGTGCTTGGGTAATTGAACTATTTTCTTTGGCAAAATTCTCACACAATTGTGTCATTATTTCTATGACTTTTTGAATATCCTCATCATAAGAAATTTCCACATCTACTGTAATTCTTATGCTCCCCTTAGAATGATTGGTTACTTTTGAAATGAGTCCATTAGGTATTATATGAAGATCTCCATTAAAATCCCTTACTTTAGTAACTCTAAGCTCCATACTTTCTACGATGCCACTTTTATCATCTATACTTATGTAATCCCCTACGGAAAATTGATCCTCAAATAATATAAAAAATCCATTTATAATGTCTTTTATAATGCTTTGAGCACCTAATCCAACAGCCACACCTCCTATTCCTGCAAAAGTTAAACCAGTTACACCTACTTTAGGTGATATGACTGTAATTATTGTAAATATTCCAAAAAAGTATACTGAATACCTTAATACACTTTTTAAAATAGCTCCTATAGTTTTAGCTCTTTTATCATTCAATGAAATTCTAAAATCTTTCTGCCTTGAAACATATCTATTTATTATTTTGTTTCCTAGTTTAACGATGAGATACATAACTATAAGTATAAATATCACTTTAATAATTATCCAAACAAAATTATACATAGCTTGTGTGGATATGGATAATTTACCTATACTAATATTATCTCCATACATACTAACTTTAAGAAAAGAAAAAACACCACTTTCTTTCATGTTTTACCTCCAGAATTATAAGCAAATTTGCTTATATCCTAAACTACTTCTTTCATAAATATTTTTAATAGTTAACTTTTCTTCATTTATCAAACTTTTTACTGTATCTATATCCTTACTGTCAATTTTTATACTTATACCACAGCTTTTAGTTATAACTATTGGTGTAGGCATTATATTTACGTCTATTCCCTGTTCTTTTAAAATTTTTTCCCCATTTATAGCTCCGTGAGTATTTTTAAAAGTTACTACATAATATTCTTTCATAATTATAATCTCAGTTTATTAAAGCTGAACCTCCTTGTAAAATTTTACTATTATTTTATATACAACAACTCTAGATTACTTTATAATTATTGTATAAAGATTTACTTTTAGTGCATAATTTTAATAAAATTCTTTAAAACCAATACTTATTTTTTATATACTATTATATCAGAAATATGTTTTTTACGGATATATCATATAAACTTAACTAATAATTTATCTGATAATTGCCTACTTACTACCACGAACTCTGTGCAAGCAACTATCACCAAATCAAAGATTTGGGAATATCTGCTTTCCCCAATAAGTAGAATTTATTGATAATCTAAATTGTAAAATCTATATATCTAACAATATAATTATATAACAAAACACATTTTATTTTTATATAAACATAAAAAATATGTTTTATTTAATTTATTAATTAGAGAAAATCAAGAAGGGAGCTTTTAAATCGTGAATGAATTTATAAATAAAATAAATAGAATTAGTTTATTTATTATACTTTATACTATAATTTTCTTAGTATTCTTCAGTACACTTAATTACACATTGCCATTTGTTTTAGCTTTTGCTTTTGCTCTAATACTAAAAAGGCCTACTATTTTTATTTCGAGAAAACTTAGAATCAACCATGCTCTATCCTCTTTAATTACTACTATAATATTTTTTACCGTAATAATAACAGTACTATCATTTGGAATAACGGTAGTTACACAAGAAACTATACAATTAGGTAAAAACACTCAGCTATACATTTCTAGGAATTCTGATAACGTTTATAACTCTTTTTACAAATTACAAAAATACTATAATAACTTAGACCCTTATATAATAAATGCTTTAGAAAAAAACTTTACAAGTTTTATTACTAAATTATCAAATATAGCAGTAACTGTTTCAGGTAAATTAGTTTCTTCTTTAATAAACCTATTGACTACAATTCCTTACATATTAATGGTAATATTTTTCACACTACTTGCCACATATTTTTTTACTAGAGATATGACTTCTTCTAAAATAAGTATGAATACTTTGATACCGCAAAACAAAACAGATAAGATATTAAAAATATATAATGAAAGTAAACGGATGTTGGAAAATTACATACTATCCTATCTTATAATAATTTTAATAACTTTTTTGGAAACACTCATAGTATTTTCACTGTTTAAAATTAAATATGCCTTAATCCTCAGTATAATTTGTGCTATAGCAGACTTACTTCCTATTATAGGAATTGGCGCTATATATTTACCTCTTGCTATTATTTATCTTGCAATATTTAATAATTACATCACATGCACGGGATTAATTATATCTTACATTTTGGTTTCAGTTATAAGACAAATTATAGAACCTAAAATAGTTTCTTCATCTCTTGGTGTACATCCTGTAGCCGTATTAGCAGCGTTATTTATAGGCTTAAAAGCAGACGGATTTATAGGCATAATATTTTGCATATTTTTAGTTGTATTTTTTAATATATTTCATAAATTAGACATGCTGTAAAATTTTATAATAAAAAATGTTAATTATACGTATAATTAACCTCCA contains:
- the rplI gene encoding 50S ribosomal protein L9, whose translation is MKVILLKDVKTLGKKGQVINASDGYARNYLIPRGVAEEANQSNLHILNNKKEAERKEKLAEIEAAQKLAASLKGKEIKLTVKSGENGRLFGSITGKDISDELNKKFHINVDKKKIAVNNIRQLGTYDVEVKLYPEISTKIKVVIAEK
- a CDS encoding DHH family phosphoesterase, which encodes MDNKYNYFIKGNKVYMVIIALLILILMAYGHMIVGIIAICLYAFLVIYNVKNTEYKKSKWKKFIEDFSSQLDIATRNTLVKLPFPLVIIKITGDVLWYNQNFSSILEGKDILGQNIKNVVRDFNVKQVANGKETIFRYIKIKDKYYDIYTNIVDTSENSKDKIMLLYFYDVTKPFKIMNSVNANKDAVMLMEVDNFDDVVKPMEEDDRPLIIAEIERTINSYAQNLNAMIRKYESNKYVFCIQNKYIEKEMEKKFEILDTIREINMGNKLAVTLSIGIGRGGDTPLENEKYAVSAKELALGRGGDQAVVKNGDKLLFYGGKTKEIEKRTKVRARVIAQALVDIIKDSRNVFIIGHMKPDIDCLGSAVGIRSVVSLMNKECFIILDDSNESIKVILDKIKEEKEYDNVFIHSKNCEDKIDENSLLIIVDVHSEGHVQNMQLVKKFDRIVIIDHHRRTTDLIKNSLLSYIEPYASSTSELVTEMLPYMVEKPNIKPIEAEALLAGICVDTKNFYFKTGVRTFEAASFLRRLGADTIDIKKLFSYDFETYLKRAEIIKSAKINNGIAIAVCPPEMANLLLVAQAADELLNITGIQASFVFVKIKDEVFISARSLGDINVQIILEGLGGGGHMTMAGAKLESVTIDEAIEKLDEAINEYTEESEE
- a CDS encoding YybS family protein, giving the protein MQNKTYNTRALAEAGLTIALTVIIMLVNIYVPIASLVANFIVPIPITILYIRHNYKVTLISVIASGIFIAMFYNPIYAISSMIMVGFTGVVLGYCVKNKKNFGTTIIFLSIAMALGTTIYTTIYITLMSNDGIYGFVSKIVKNFNQSMEISKSIYQQAGVSSSQLAPIEDLIKMFTPEYIMRLIPGVIIASSVILAYLNYTITRVVLKKLKYEVNEAKPFNQWYMNTRIGTLVGVILVLGILFNRNNMAIGQYLINSSGLILELVFLLDGVSLITYYLMNRYKVSKKIIVLIIVFTVMTKLSLVYGLAGFIDMVFDFRKLDPYRKLKK
- a CDS encoding MazG-like family protein, with amino-acid sequence MKKENFNIMYNVKIIEDLKANLLCIVADFFKLLTRGSNVAQESILDCISGGIIVLYLLAERLGYSHKSVDQTMKKKLKIGIIEEDKIEKDGKDLSKLYSYLKERE
- the rpsR gene encoding 30S ribosomal protein S18: MANNREGGRRNSGKMRRAKRKVCAFCMDKSEFIDYKDINKLRKYVTERGKILPRRISGNCAKHQRELTVAIKRARNIALLPFTTE
- a CDS encoding single-stranded DNA-binding protein, translated to MNKVVLIGRLTKDPELRFTPGNGTAVTTFTIAVDRRFSKDGQKEADFIPIVVWGKQAESTANYMSKGKLIGISGRIQTRNYEAKDGTRRYVTEVIAEEVQFLEWGEKSAKNSYNQTSSENFGKTQNFDENIYGEDITPVDDGDIPF
- the rpsF gene encoding 30S ribosomal protein S6, translating into MSKYETIFILQPSLDEEACKANIEKFKGVIENGGGVIENVDVWGKRKLAYEINKVNEGYYTLINFNADPKLPKELDRVFRITDTVIRHIIVKDEK
- a CDS encoding DUF951 domain-containing protein gives rise to the protein MKKVYYIGDVVEMKKGHPCGSNEWEVIRLGADIKIKCCGCGRIVMLPRNKFEKSVKKIIKQNSPDEKETQ
- a CDS encoding mechanosensitive ion channel family protein; this encodes MKESGVFSFLKVSMYGDNISIGKLSISTQAMYNFVWIIIKVIFILIVMYLIVKLGNKIINRYVSRQKDFRISLNDKRAKTIGAILKSVLRYSVYFFGIFTIITVISPKVGVTGLTFAGIGGVAVGLGAQSIIKDIINGFFILFEDQFSVGDYISIDDKSGIVESMELRVTKVRDFNGDLHIIPNGLISKVTNHSKGSIRITVDVEISYDEDIQKVIEIMTQLCENFAKENSSITQAPTVQGITNIKDNRVTIRVAGKAKAMTQWDMEMKLRREIGETLKKENIKTPYLVIKNLKGE
- a CDS encoding DUF3343 domain-containing protein; its protein translation is MKEYYVVTFKNTHGAINGEKILKEQGIDVNIMPTPIVITKSCGISIKIDSKDIDTVKSLINEEKLTIKNIYERSSLGYKQICL
- the ytvI gene encoding sporulation integral membrane protein YtvI, coding for MNEFINKINRISLFIILYTIIFLVFFSTLNYTLPFVLAFAFALILKRPTIFISRKLRINHALSSLITTIIFFTVIITVLSFGITVVTQETIQLGKNTQLYISRNSDNVYNSFYKLQKYYNNLDPYIINALEKNFTSFITKLSNIAVTVSGKLVSSLINLLTTIPYILMVIFFTLLATYFFTRDMTSSKISMNTLIPQNKTDKILKIYNESKRMLENYILSYLIIILITFLETLIVFSLFKIKYALILSIICAIADLLPIIGIGAIYLPLAIIYLAIFNNYITCTGLIISYILVSVIRQIIEPKIVSSSLGVHPVAVLAALFIGLKADGFIGIIFCIFLVVFFNIFHKLDML